Proteins found in one Enterococcus sp. 9D6_DIV0238 genomic segment:
- the leuS gene encoding leucine--tRNA ligase has product MSYDHKKIEKKWQKYWAKNNSFITHDDPNKKKFYALDMFPYPSGQGLHVGHPEGYTATDILSRMKRSQGYSVLHPMGWDAFGLPAEQYALDTGNDPAEFTKKNIETFKRQINSLGFSYDWNREINTTDPEYYKWTQWIFTKLYEHGLAYEAEVAVNWVPELGTVISNEEVIDGKSERGGYDVVRKPMRQWMLKITAYADRLLDDLELVDWPESIKDMQRNWIGRSEGANVTFKVDGTNEEFTVFTTRPDTLFGATYTVLAPELALVKQITTPEQKEAVEAYIDAASKKSDLNRTDLAKEKTGVFTGAYAVNPVNGAKIPIWIADYVLASYGTGAIMAVPAHDERDYEFAKTFGIEIIPVLAGGNIAEAAFTGDGTHINSGFLDGLNKEEAIAKMNDWLEENQVGKKEISYRLRDWLFSRQRYWGEPIPVIHWEDGTTTTVPEEELPLRLPKTDDIKPSGTGESPLANITEWVNVVDPETGKKGKRETNTMPQWAGSSWYHLRYVDPHNKKALADYKKLERWLPVDIYIGGAEHAVLHLLYARFWHKFLYDIGVVPTKEPYQKLYNQGMILGQSFRDSRGALVPTNMVEKRDNVWVNIETGEELEEAPAKMSKSLKNVVNPDDVIEKYGADTLRMYEMFMGPLDASIAWSENGLEGSRKFLDRVWRLIVDEDDKMRDRITTVNDGRLTKVYNQTVKKVTEDMENLHFNTAISQLMVFVNEANKVDVLPYEYIEGFVQLLAPIAPHIGEELWAILGNEESLTNAPWPTYDEAALVEDEVEVVFQVNGKVRAKLNVPRGMSKEELEEKALAAEEIQSFIEGKTVRKVIVVPEKLVNIVAN; this is encoded by the coding sequence GTGAGTTACGATCACAAGAAGATTGAAAAAAAATGGCAAAAATATTGGGCGAAAAACAATAGCTTTATCACCCACGATGATCCAAACAAAAAGAAATTTTATGCACTGGATATGTTTCCATATCCATCAGGTCAAGGACTGCACGTAGGACATCCAGAGGGCTATACAGCTACAGATATTTTATCTCGGATGAAACGAAGCCAAGGATATAGCGTTTTACATCCAATGGGATGGGATGCTTTTGGTTTACCAGCAGAGCAATATGCGCTAGATACAGGAAATGATCCAGCTGAATTCACAAAGAAAAATATTGAAACCTTTAAACGTCAAATCAACTCATTAGGTTTTAGTTACGACTGGAATCGTGAGATCAATACGACTGATCCGGAATATTATAAATGGACACAGTGGATTTTTACTAAGCTGTATGAACATGGTTTAGCTTATGAAGCAGAAGTTGCAGTAAACTGGGTACCTGAACTTGGAACAGTTATTTCTAACGAAGAAGTGATCGATGGCAAAAGTGAGCGCGGCGGATATGATGTCGTCAGAAAACCAATGCGTCAATGGATGCTGAAAATAACGGCTTATGCAGATCGTTTGTTAGATGATCTAGAACTAGTGGACTGGCCGGAAAGTATCAAAGATATGCAGCGTAACTGGATCGGTCGCTCAGAAGGTGCGAATGTTACCTTTAAAGTAGATGGAACGAATGAAGAATTTACTGTTTTTACAACAAGACCTGATACATTATTTGGTGCAACCTATACGGTGTTAGCTCCAGAGTTAGCATTAGTAAAACAAATAACTACACCAGAACAAAAAGAAGCTGTTGAAGCTTATATCGATGCTGCATCGAAAAAATCTGACTTGAATCGAACGGATTTGGCCAAAGAAAAAACTGGCGTCTTTACGGGTGCGTATGCAGTAAATCCAGTTAATGGTGCGAAAATCCCAATTTGGATCGCAGATTATGTACTGGCTTCATATGGAACGGGAGCAATCATGGCTGTTCCGGCACATGATGAACGTGACTATGAATTCGCTAAAACATTTGGTATCGAAATCATTCCAGTATTAGCTGGTGGAAATATTGCAGAAGCAGCATTCACAGGAGATGGTACTCATATCAACTCAGGCTTTTTAGATGGTTTGAATAAAGAAGAAGCCATCGCTAAAATGAATGACTGGCTGGAAGAAAATCAAGTAGGGAAAAAAGAAATCAGTTATCGTCTACGTGACTGGTTGTTCTCACGTCAACGTTATTGGGGTGAGCCAATCCCGGTGATCCATTGGGAAGATGGCACAACAACCACTGTACCTGAAGAAGAATTACCACTAAGATTGCCAAAAACAGACGACATCAAACCAAGTGGTACAGGAGAATCTCCTTTAGCTAACATCACTGAATGGGTCAATGTCGTTGATCCGGAAACAGGTAAAAAAGGTAAACGGGAAACCAATACTATGCCGCAATGGGCCGGTAGTTCATGGTACCATTTGCGTTATGTTGATCCGCACAATAAAAAAGCACTTGCTGATTATAAAAAATTGGAACGTTGGTTGCCTGTAGATATTTATATCGGTGGAGCGGAACATGCTGTATTGCATCTACTATATGCTCGTTTCTGGCATAAATTCTTGTACGATATCGGGGTAGTGCCTACTAAAGAGCCTTATCAAAAATTGTACAACCAAGGAATGATTCTAGGCCAAAGCTTCCGTGATAGCCGTGGCGCTCTTGTTCCTACAAATATGGTCGAAAAACGGGATAATGTTTGGGTGAACATCGAAACAGGAGAAGAGCTGGAAGAAGCACCGGCAAAAATGAGTAAATCATTGAAAAATGTGGTGAATCCTGACGATGTCATTGAAAAATATGGTGCGGATACTCTTAGAATGTATGAAATGTTCATGGGGCCTTTAGATGCATCGATTGCTTGGAGCGAGAATGGATTAGAAGGCAGCCGTAAATTCTTAGATCGTGTATGGCGTTTGATCGTTGATGAGGATGATAAGATGCGTGATCGGATCACAACGGTCAATGATGGTCGCTTAACAAAAGTCTATAACCAAACAGTGAAAAAAGTTACGGAAGATATGGAGAATCTGCATTTCAACACAGCTATTTCTCAATTGATGGTTTTTGTGAATGAAGCGAATAAAGTTGATGTATTGCCTTATGAGTATATCGAAGGTTTTGTTCAACTTTTAGCGCCAATTGCGCCTCATATCGGTGAAGAACTTTGGGCAATCTTAGGAAATGAAGAAAGTTTAACGAATGCACCGTGGCCAACATATGATGAAGCAGCCTTAGTTGAAGATGAAGTTGAAGTCGTATTCCAAGTCAATGGAAAAGTTCGAGCAAAATTAAATGTTCCTAGAGGAATGAGTAAAGAAGAACTGGAAGAAAAAGCATTAGCGGCTGAAGAAATACAATCGTTTATTGAAGGAAAAACAGTTCGTAAAGTGATTGTCGTTCCTGAGAAGCTAGTGAATATCGTAGCGAATTGA
- the fosX gene encoding FosX/FosE/FosI family fosfomycin resistance hydrolase, giving the protein MKVISHMTFIVHDLEKATQFFEQIFGAKEVYSSGETTFSIAREKFFLIGDLWIAIMEGEPLPTKTYNHIAFKIEEADYELYLERIDRLGLEIRKGRMRVEGEANSIYFYDFDNHLFELHTGTLEERLKQYQKK; this is encoded by the coding sequence ATGAAGGTAATCAGTCATATGACATTCATTGTCCATGATTTAGAAAAAGCAACACAGTTTTTTGAACAAATTTTTGGTGCGAAAGAAGTCTATTCCAGCGGAGAAACAACATTTTCGATTGCTAGAGAAAAATTTTTCCTGATCGGAGATCTTTGGATCGCAATTATGGAAGGTGAACCGCTGCCGACAAAAACATACAATCATATCGCTTTTAAGATTGAAGAAGCAGATTATGAGTTGTATTTAGAAAGAATCGATCGATTGGGATTAGAAATAAGAAAAGGTAGAATGCGTGTCGAAGGAGAAGCTAACTCCATTTATTTTTACGATTTTGATAATCATCTGTTTGAGTTGCATACGGGGACATTAGAGGAACGCTTAAAACAGTACCAAAAAAAATAA
- a CDS encoding LPXTG cell wall anchor domain-containing protein produces MMKQFSLSIVTCILLIGCSFNFPLPTQASEADIQIRGTVGSERQTEIEQSSKESEVQQELAQPKQTHIALKKFPNTGNKANNLASVGFLLLTIYLLLLVREAHRKHD; encoded by the coding sequence ATGATGAAACAATTTAGTCTTTCGATCGTCACATGTATTCTTTTGATAGGCTGCAGCTTTAATTTTCCATTGCCGACACAAGCATCTGAAGCGGATATCCAAATTCGCGGAACAGTTGGCAGTGAGAGGCAAACGGAGATAGAACAGTCATCGAAAGAATCAGAAGTGCAACAAGAGCTTGCACAACCAAAACAAACACACATAGCATTAAAAAAATTTCCCAACACAGGTAACAAGGCAAATAACTTAGCATCAGTAGGTTTTCTCCTATTAACGATTTACCTGTTGCTATTGGTAAGGGAAGCACATAGAAAACATGATTAA
- a CDS encoding muramidase family protein, whose amino-acid sequence MEKYKLSRKERRKAEQNKLAAEQLKKGTTVLSSAIVVSSIAAPIAAPKIAEATEEQTPNAQISYSETPTHTGDVQSQTTTDPNDSMTEDTQETSSSEETTETTDSSELNTSETTQGTEETTTETTEDLTETTDSSTDEADALPEVSLRSFAATTRSISPSAFIAEISGHARSVASANDLYASVMMAQAILESDWGRSTLSAAPNHNLFGIKGSYQGQSVTMQTWEVYNGQWVQVNAAFRKYPSYSESFSDNAYVLKNTSFQSGVYYYSGAWKSNTNSYRDATAWLTGRYATDPSYNTKLNNIITTYNLTQYDTPATGGNTGGNNNNGNTGGNTGGSSGNTGNTGNTSSQNVTHTVKSGDSLWALAAQYGTSVANIKSWNGLSSDMIYVGQKLIVKKGSGSTSGGNTGGNSGSTGNTGNSGNTSTSNTYYTVKSGDSLWAIANANGTSVANIRQWNNLSGDMIYPGQKLIVKKGSGNTNSGNSGSTGNTGNSNNSGNTGTSNSTYTVKSGDSLWAIANSNGVSIANLRQWNNLSGDIIYPGQKLIVKKGSGSASSNNNSSSNTGSSSTNSGSTTGSYTVKSGDSLWAIASANGTSVANLRQWNNLSGDMIYPGQKLIVKKGGSSTSSSSSSSNQGNTQSAGAHKVKSGDTLWGLAQKYNTSVQKIKQLNGLSSDVIYIGQQLKVK is encoded by the coding sequence ATGGAGAAGTACAAACTATCGAGAAAAGAGCGGAGGAAAGCCGAACAAAACAAGCTTGCTGCCGAACAGTTGAAAAAAGGTACGACTGTCTTAAGCTCAGCAATCGTTGTTTCATCGATTGCCGCGCCGATTGCAGCACCTAAAATTGCAGAAGCAACGGAAGAACAAACACCAAATGCTCAGATCAGTTACTCAGAGACACCTACACATACAGGAGACGTTCAATCACAAACGACGACTGACCCTAACGATTCGATGACAGAAGACACTCAGGAAACATCTTCAAGTGAAGAAACAACTGAAACAACAGATTCATCAGAATTAAATACATCAGAAACAACTCAAGGTACTGAGGAAACAACAACTGAAACAACAGAAGATCTGACTGAAACAACTGATTCTTCTACAGATGAGGCTGATGCTCTACCAGAAGTATCTTTACGTTCCTTTGCAGCAACGACAAGAAGCATTAGTCCAAGTGCGTTTATTGCAGAAATTTCCGGACATGCTCGTTCTGTAGCTTCAGCAAACGATTTGTATGCTTCAGTGATGATGGCTCAAGCGATTCTTGAAAGTGATTGGGGCAGAAGCACATTATCTGCTGCACCAAACCATAACCTGTTTGGAATCAAAGGCAGCTATCAAGGACAGTCAGTTACGATGCAAACCTGGGAAGTCTATAACGGACAGTGGGTTCAGGTGAATGCTGCATTTAGAAAATATCCTTCCTATTCAGAATCATTCAGCGATAATGCCTATGTGCTGAAAAATACGTCATTTCAATCCGGCGTTTATTATTATTCAGGTGCATGGAAAAGTAATACCAATTCATACAGAGATGCCACTGCATGGCTGACAGGACGTTATGCAACAGATCCAAGCTATAATACAAAATTGAATAATATTATTACGACATACAATTTGACACAGTATGATACACCAGCAACTGGTGGTAATACGGGCGGAAACAATAATAACGGAAATACTGGCGGCAATACAGGTGGAAGTTCAGGTAATACCGGCAACACAGGAAATACAAGCAGTCAAAATGTGACTCATACAGTAAAATCTGGAGACAGTCTTTGGGCCTTGGCCGCTCAATATGGCACATCTGTCGCAAATATCAAAAGCTGGAATGGATTATCTAGTGATATGATCTATGTTGGTCAAAAATTGATCGTCAAAAAAGGCTCTGGAAGTACAAGTGGCGGAAATACTGGCGGTAATAGCGGCTCGACAGGCAATACTGGTAATTCCGGCAACACGAGCACATCAAATACGTACTATACAGTAAAATCTGGTGATTCACTGTGGGCAATCGCAAATGCGAATGGCACAAGTGTTGCAAATATCCGTCAATGGAATAATTTAAGTGGCGATATGATTTATCCAGGTCAAAAGTTAATTGTCAAAAAAGGTTCTGGAAATACGAACAGTGGGAATAGTGGTTCGACAGGAAACACTGGCAACTCAAACAATTCTGGCAACACAGGTACTTCAAATTCCACGTACACAGTAAAATCCGGTGACTCATTATGGGCAATCGCAAATTCAAATGGTGTGAGTATCGCAAACTTACGTCAGTGGAATAATTTAAGTGGCGATATTATTTACCCAGGTCAAAAATTGATTGTGAAAAAAGGTTCTGGGTCTGCCAGCAGCAACAATAACTCATCAAGTAATACAGGTAGCTCAAGTACTAACTCTGGTTCAACAACTGGTTCTTACACAGTAAAATCTGGTGATTCATTATGGGCGATAGCGAGTGCAAACGGTACGAGTGTTGCCAATCTGCGCCAGTGGAATAATTTGAGCGGAGATATGATCTATCCAGGTCAAAAATTGATTGTCAAAAAAGGCGGTAGTTCAACAAGCTCATCTTCTTCATCAAGTAATCAAGGGAATACCCAAAGTGCAGGCGCGCATAAAGTGAAAAGCGGCGATACTTTATGGGGACTTGCTCAAAAATACAATACAAGTGTTCAAAAAATCAAACAGCTGAATGGTTTATCCAGTGACGTGATTTATATTGGTCAGCAATTAAAAGTTAAATAA
- a CDS encoding response regulator transcription factor, producing the protein MNDVVILLVEDEASLANFISEELRFEGYEVLYAADGEQALTLYEENQERITMLLLDWMLPKYDGITVARRIRRNSQVPIIMMTARDQLTDKVVGLDAGTDDYITKPFEIEELLARIRVIIRRAAQVQAQSLIYSYNDLTLDLTKRVVERFGESIQLTQKEFELLAELIKRPEEVLTRDELLNAVWGYDYFGQTNVVDVYIRSLRNKMDYEVDQRLIQTVRGVGYVLRKKS; encoded by the coding sequence ATGAATGATGTAGTCATTTTATTAGTTGAAGATGAGGCAAGTTTGGCGAATTTTATTTCGGAAGAGCTTCGTTTTGAAGGATATGAAGTGCTGTATGCTGCAGATGGTGAACAAGCATTGACCTTATATGAAGAAAACCAAGAGCGAATCACGATGCTTTTGCTGGACTGGATGCTGCCGAAATATGATGGAATCACAGTTGCTAGAAGAATCAGAAGGAACAGTCAAGTTCCTATTATTATGATGACCGCACGAGATCAATTGACGGATAAAGTTGTGGGTCTCGATGCTGGAACAGATGATTACATAACGAAACCGTTTGAAATAGAAGAATTACTAGCGCGGATTCGTGTGATCATCCGTCGTGCAGCACAAGTACAAGCGCAGTCGCTGATTTATAGCTATAATGATTTGACGTTGGATTTAACAAAACGAGTGGTTGAACGTTTTGGAGAAAGTATCCAGCTGACACAAAAAGAATTTGAGCTCTTAGCAGAATTGATCAAGCGTCCGGAAGAGGTTTTGACCAGAGATGAATTGCTTAATGCAGTTTGGGGCTATGATTATTTTGGGCAAACGAATGTCGTGGATGTTTATATCCGTTCTCTTAGGAATAAAATGGATTACGAAGTAGACCAGCGATTGATTCAGACTGTTCGCGGTGTTGGCTATGTCTTGAGGAAGAAATCATGA
- the abc-f gene encoding ribosomal protection-like ABC-F family protein, giving the protein MLIQLQNITKNYGGVPLFEALNLQIDKGEKVGLIGSNGSGKSTLLKIITGTESPDLGTVSRKKNSKIGYLNQIPEATEQEVKHYLLETFSALLEIQQQLSYLEQKMTEPECQLEQILARYGQKQEEFTQAGGYEMENRLTMIANGLMIAHLLEKKVSDLSGGELTIVALARVLLQENELVLLDEPTNHLDAQRISWLEGYLAYEKTAYLIVSHDRFFLDNVVQRVIELEDGRILEYKGNYSAYKKQKDEQLEKLRKDFNEQEKEVKKLKQSIRRFRQWGHEGDNEKFFKKAKQLEKRLEKIQTISKPKEESNKIGKNFKETDRSGKEVLLFKGVSKSYGDQSLFTQLDFSLFWQERAAVIGENGVGKSTLLKLALDMEKPDDGEIRHGTNLKIGYLSQVIDYQKTKQTILQHFSESCSLLEQESRQILSKYSFYKDDVTKQVRFLSGGEKIRLELAKLMYNEVNFLVLDEPTNHLDIETREEIEEILQLFKGTLLVVSHDRFFLQKMFTTFFVIEGKEIRKIEGSYIEILS; this is encoded by the coding sequence ATGTTAATACAATTACAAAATATAACTAAAAATTACGGTGGTGTTCCATTATTTGAAGCACTGAACCTGCAAATCGACAAAGGAGAGAAAGTTGGATTGATCGGCAGTAATGGTTCGGGTAAGTCAACACTACTAAAAATAATCACGGGTACCGAATCCCCAGATCTAGGAACTGTCAGCCGTAAGAAAAACAGTAAGATCGGCTACCTAAATCAAATTCCAGAAGCAACAGAACAAGAGGTGAAGCATTATTTATTAGAAACGTTTTCTGCTTTACTTGAGATTCAACAGCAATTGAGTTATTTAGAACAGAAAATGACTGAACCAGAATGTCAATTGGAACAAATTTTAGCTCGATACGGACAAAAACAAGAAGAATTCACTCAAGCGGGCGGCTATGAAATGGAGAATCGTTTAACGATGATCGCAAATGGTTTAATGATCGCTCATCTTTTAGAGAAAAAGGTTTCTGATTTGAGTGGTGGAGAATTAACGATCGTAGCATTAGCAAGAGTTCTATTACAGGAGAATGAGCTTGTTTTATTGGATGAACCGACCAATCATCTTGATGCACAAAGGATCTCGTGGTTGGAAGGATATCTAGCCTACGAAAAGACTGCATATCTGATCGTTTCACATGACCGTTTCTTTTTAGATAATGTTGTTCAAAGAGTCATTGAGTTGGAAGATGGACGAATTCTTGAGTATAAAGGTAATTATTCAGCCTATAAAAAACAAAAAGATGAACAGCTCGAGAAGTTGAGAAAGGACTTTAATGAGCAGGAAAAAGAAGTGAAAAAATTAAAACAGTCGATTCGCCGTTTTCGACAATGGGGTCATGAAGGAGATAACGAGAAGTTTTTCAAAAAAGCAAAACAGCTGGAAAAACGGTTGGAAAAAATCCAAACAATCTCTAAACCAAAAGAAGAATCAAACAAAATTGGGAAGAATTTCAAAGAAACAGACCGTTCAGGGAAAGAAGTGCTTTTATTTAAAGGTGTCAGCAAAAGTTATGGTGATCAGTCTTTATTTACTCAGCTTGATTTCTCATTATTCTGGCAAGAACGTGCTGCTGTTATTGGGGAAAATGGTGTTGGTAAAAGTACTTTACTCAAATTGGCCTTGGACATGGAAAAGCCGGATGATGGCGAAATAAGACATGGAACAAATCTTAAAATCGGCTATTTATCTCAAGTTATTGACTACCAAAAGACAAAACAGACCATCCTCCAGCATTTTAGTGAGAGCTGTTCGCTATTGGAACAAGAAAGTCGCCAGATTCTGTCTAAATATTCATTTTATAAGGACGATGTGACGAAACAGGTTCGCTTTTTGAGTGGTGGTGAAAAAATTCGCCTAGAATTGGCTAAGCTGATGTACAACGAAGTAAATTTTCTTGTATTAGATGAGCCAACGAACCATTTAGATATTGAAACTAGAGAAGAAATCGAAGAGATTTTACAATTATTTAAAGGAACGTTGCTTGTCGTTTCTCATGATCGTTTTTTTCTACAGAAAATGTTTACTACATTTTTTGTGATTGAGGGAAAAGAAATCAGAAAAATAGAAGGAAGTTATATAGAAATCCTAAGTTAA
- a CDS encoding sensor histidine kinase produces MKKSSALFQEKKNTTQFQLTARFIGLLVSTVLVLSVLIMGITIAELYDSVEKQAVLLEDSLKRSGAEDEKEWTDVLTSYRSQDKSSYLIRVGLNSGEVIYSSEDAQEIYGEFSRLKQLFFLDRILWTDDMEPFYYSSFEDQTGKVTMLVEMEDQFEVIGRIFSLTILLTVIVIAVGSFVTYRFSKKLSGSLVVMNEEITQLEGSMDEKILTVPKTPQEVQNISKSFNQLLDRQRSSLKREQQFVTDASHELRTPLAAIRGHVNLIKRRGEKHPEVIPTSLEYIDKESKRMEILVNQLLTLGRLENAGEGDALDLSQLIQQTIDELRVMMTQELTVQIEPGIMIVGQKEHFYQITRNLVENAMKYTEKEGQIHIQLVTAASQIQLIVEDSGIGIPDEDKDKVFERFYRVDQSRSSEIAGTGIGLAIVKGLVEYYHGKITISDVQPKGTRFTVTFLPET; encoded by the coding sequence ATGAAAAAGAGTAGCGCTTTATTTCAAGAGAAAAAAAATACGACACAATTTCAGTTGACTGCTCGATTTATTGGTTTATTGGTCTCTACAGTTTTAGTTTTAAGCGTATTGATCATGGGGATCACTATCGCTGAGCTGTACGACTCTGTAGAAAAACAAGCAGTTTTATTAGAGGATTCTCTCAAACGCAGTGGAGCAGAAGATGAAAAAGAATGGACTGACGTACTGACAAGCTATCGATCACAGGATAAATCTTCTTATTTGATTCGCGTAGGGTTAAATTCTGGCGAAGTAATCTATTCTTCAGAGGATGCACAAGAAATTTACGGGGAATTTTCTCGTTTAAAACAGTTGTTCTTTTTAGATCGGATTTTATGGACCGACGACATGGAGCCTTTTTATTATAGCAGTTTTGAAGACCAAACAGGTAAGGTGACGATGCTAGTCGAAATGGAAGATCAATTCGAAGTGATCGGCAGGATTTTTTCGTTGACGATTTTACTCACGGTCATCGTGATTGCCGTAGGTTCATTTGTTACCTATCGCTTTTCTAAAAAACTTAGCGGCTCATTAGTTGTGATGAATGAAGAGATCACACAGTTGGAGGGTTCCATGGATGAAAAAATTTTGACTGTGCCTAAAACGCCGCAAGAAGTTCAGAACATCTCGAAATCTTTCAATCAATTACTGGACAGACAGCGATCATCCTTGAAGCGTGAGCAACAGTTTGTGACGGATGCTTCTCATGAATTAAGAACACCGTTAGCTGCGATTCGCGGACATGTAAATTTGATCAAGCGTCGTGGGGAAAAGCATCCTGAAGTGATTCCAACTTCTTTAGAATATATCGATAAAGAGTCTAAACGGATGGAGATTTTAGTGAATCAGCTGTTGACATTAGGACGTTTGGAAAATGCTGGAGAGGGAGATGCTCTTGATTTATCTCAACTGATCCAACAGACGATCGATGAACTCCGTGTGATGATGACGCAAGAGTTGACTGTTCAAATCGAACCCGGGATCATGATCGTTGGACAAAAAGAACATTTTTATCAAATTACTCGTAATTTAGTAGAAAATGCGATGAAGTATACAGAAAAAGAAGGCCAAATCCATATTCAGTTAGTAACTGCAGCAAGTCAAATTCAATTGATCGTTGAAGATTCTGGTATTGGAATTCCAGATGAAGATAAGGACAAGGTGTTCGAACGTTTTTATCGTGTAGATCAGTCACGATCTAGTGAAATTGCAGGAACAGGAATTGGACTTGCGATCGTTAAAGGGCTGGTAGAATATTACCACGGGAAGATCACTATTTCAGATGTGCAGCCTAAGGGCACCCGTTTTACGGTTACTTTTTTACCTGAAACTTAA
- a CDS encoding glycoside hydrolase family 1 protein yields MSKSGFPKNFLWGGATAANQYEGGYLSGGKELSTLDAITGGSHTKPRMITYKTKEGKVETCTREQALPEGAIGYVDPEQYYPSHVATDFYHHYKEDIALFAEMGFKCFRLSIAWSRICPKGTMEVNEEGLAFYDKVFDELLKYGIEPVVTINHFDIPMYLADELDGWSSRKVIDYFLFFCETLFKRYKNKVKYWMTFNEINFLRSWTQIGIHKNDKQAKYQAAHHLFVASAKAVTLGHEINPDFQIGMMVAYIPSYPMSCNPEDVMEAIQFNREQEFYIDVQVKGYYPAHKLKEYERENIDIKKEAGDDEIIQAGTVDYIGFSYYMSTVSASNPEEVKYVGGNQMPAVKNPYLQESDWGWAVDPLGLRISLCKLYDRYNVPLFVVENGFGAVDKIEADGTIQDDYRIDYFSKHIAAMKDAIELDGVDLIGYTPWGCIDLVSAGTGEMKKRYGFIYVDMDDEGNGTLDRSRKQSFYWYKQLIAANGEQ; encoded by the coding sequence ATGAGTAAATCAGGATTTCCAAAAAATTTTTTATGGGGCGGCGCAACAGCAGCAAATCAATATGAAGGTGGTTACTTATCCGGTGGTAAAGAGCTAAGTACATTGGATGCGATCACAGGGGGCAGTCATACAAAACCAAGAATGATCACTTATAAAACCAAAGAAGGAAAGGTCGAAACTTGTACGAGAGAGCAAGCGCTACCAGAAGGTGCGATCGGTTATGTAGATCCGGAGCAGTATTACCCAAGTCATGTGGCAACTGATTTTTACCATCATTATAAAGAAGATATCGCATTGTTTGCTGAAATGGGCTTCAAGTGTTTCCGATTGTCGATCGCTTGGTCAAGAATTTGTCCAAAAGGTACGATGGAAGTTAATGAAGAAGGACTTGCTTTTTATGACAAGGTATTTGATGAACTCTTAAAATATGGGATCGAACCAGTTGTAACGATCAATCATTTCGATATTCCGATGTATTTAGCTGATGAGCTGGATGGCTGGTCAAGTCGTAAAGTGATCGATTATTTCTTGTTCTTCTGTGAAACACTATTTAAGCGCTATAAAAATAAAGTAAAATACTGGATGACATTCAACGAGATCAACTTTTTACGCAGCTGGACACAAATCGGTATCCATAAAAATGATAAACAAGCCAAGTATCAAGCGGCACATCATTTATTTGTAGCAAGCGCTAAAGCAGTGACATTAGGACATGAGATCAATCCAGATTTTCAAATTGGGATGATGGTTGCCTATATTCCGAGCTATCCAATGAGCTGTAATCCAGAAGATGTGATGGAAGCGATCCAATTTAATCGTGAGCAGGAATTCTATATCGATGTTCAAGTCAAAGGCTATTATCCTGCACACAAGTTAAAAGAATACGAACGGGAAAATATCGATATCAAAAAAGAAGCGGGTGACGATGAGATCATCCAAGCGGGGACGGTTGATTATATCGGATTTAGTTATTATATGTCGACTGTTTCAGCTTCTAATCCAGAAGAAGTGAAATACGTAGGCGGCAATCAAATGCCGGCTGTTAAAAATCCTTATTTACAAGAATCTGATTGGGGTTGGGCCGTTGATCCGTTAGGTTTACGCATTTCTTTATGTAAGCTGTATGATCGTTATAACGTACCTTTGTTTGTTGTTGAAAATGGCTTTGGTGCTGTTGATAAAATAGAAGCAGATGGGACTATTCAAGATGATTATCGTATTGATTACTTCAGTAAACATATTGCTGCAATGAAAGATGCGATTGAATTGGACGGTGTTGATTTGATCGGTTACACACCGTGGGGCTGTATTGATTTAGTGAGTGCGGGAACAGGTGAAATGAAAAAACGTTATGGTTTCATCTATGTAGATATGGACGACGAGGGAAATGGTACGTTAGACCGTTCTAGAAAGCAGTCGTTTTACTGGTATAAACAATTGATTGCTGCAAATGGTGAGCAATAG